The Candidatus Koribacter versatilis Ellin345 genome has a segment encoding these proteins:
- a CDS encoding sigma-70 family RNA polymerase sigma factor encodes MPQEQPITILLHDVAAGDKRALDSLVPLLYPELKRLARSYMRGEQTGHTLQPTALVHEAYARMIKQDHPDYRSRAHFMGVAAQIMRQILIDHARTRKAEKRGGGVVDLSLEEADAVSIARPVSIIAVDDALAELAKKDAIKAQLIEMRFFGGMTAEESAEVLNLPVHEVRRHLRVGQAWLQRELQLGEVEKNS; translated from the coding sequence TTGCCCCAAGAACAGCCCATTACGATCCTGCTACATGATGTGGCAGCAGGAGATAAGCGCGCCCTTGATTCCCTGGTGCCGCTCCTCTATCCCGAGTTGAAAAGATTGGCGCGTTCCTACATGCGAGGCGAGCAAACCGGCCACACTTTGCAACCCACCGCACTGGTCCACGAAGCGTATGCGCGGATGATCAAGCAAGACCATCCGGATTATCGAAGCCGCGCACACTTTATGGGGGTGGCGGCGCAGATCATGCGGCAGATCTTGATTGATCACGCGCGCACGCGCAAGGCCGAGAAACGCGGCGGTGGCGTTGTGGATTTGTCGCTGGAAGAAGCCGATGCGGTATCGATTGCGCGTCCTGTATCGATCATTGCGGTGGATGATGCGCTGGCGGAACTTGCAAAGAAAGATGCCATCAAAGCGCAATTGATCGAGATGCGGTTCTTTGGCGGAATGACGGCGGAAGAATCGGCCGAAGTCTTGAACTTGCCGGTGCACGAGGTGCGGCGGCACCTGCGAGTAGGTCAGGCATGGCTGCAACGCGAATTACAACTCGGCGAAGTCGAAAAGAATTCCTGA